One window of Hydractinia symbiolongicarpus strain clone_291-10 chromosome 3, HSymV2.1, whole genome shotgun sequence genomic DNA carries:
- the LOC130636860 gene encoding C-X-C chemokine receptor type 4-like, producing the protein MLVQDTLNITDSNIICEYEPIQEEAKVNIEASYITSLILSLIIIVINAFFLLSYLAHRSLRHRINFLYIILSMSDFLFGLFSVSVICIILNKSFNEQCGMRDILITGGFAFCNIALASITAISVEIYLAIVKPFSHATRREKNTVAKVLVGMWIPCIALPIISRYHKSQLWGIYFISIGVLIIILQCFIILVQTAIYISVNRARNARSKDKYAAVTSAIFICTYFISFLPLSVVGIYSKLSSHGLFMESYVIPWVYLLATINCVADPIVSIMRTPKWRETIFKHVTETSTSA; encoded by the coding sequence ATGCTTGTACAAGATACTTTAAATATTACCGATTCTAATATCATTTGCGAATATGAGCCAATTCAAGAAGAAGCCAAGGTCAATATTGAGGCTTCGTATATTACATCTCTAATTTTATCCTTAATAATTATCGTAATAAATGCATTTTTTCTGTTGTCATATCTAGCGCATCGTTCACTAAGGCACAGAATTAACTTTTTATACATTATCCTGTCCATGTCAGACTTTCTCTTTGGTTTGTTTTCGGTATCAGTAATATGCATAATATTAAACAAATCATTTAACGAACAATGTGGTATGCGAGATATTTTGATTACTGGTGGGTTTGCGTTTTGCAATATAGCTTTAGCATCAATAACAGCAATATCTGTGGAAATCTACCTTGCGATTGTGAAACCTTTTTCACACGCAACAAGAAGAGAGAAAAATACCGTCGCAAAAGTGCTGGTTGGTATGTGGATTCCTTGCATTGCTCTTCCTATAATTTCAAGATATCACAAATCTCAACTTTGGggtatttattttattagcaTTGGAGTGCTTATAATAATCCTACAGTGTTTTATCATCTTGGTTCAAACCGCAATTTATATCTCTGTAAATCGGGCCCGCAACGCTCGAAGTAAAGACAAATACGCTGCAGTGACCAGCGCAATATTTATTTGCACGTATTTTATCAGTTTTTTACCGCTTTCAGTCGTTGGAATATATTCTAAACTTTCTTCACATGGACTATTTATGGAAAGTTACGTCATTCCATGGGTGTATCTCCTGGCAACAATTAATTGTGTAGCAGATCCAATTGTATCTATAATGAGAACACCTAAATGGAGGGAGACCATATTTAAGCATGTTACGGAAACAAGCACCTCTgcgtag